aacacggtggcttatttgataaataggggaccctcaacaccgttgggtttccgaattcccgaggaagaatggcaaggtaagaaggtgagttatggccaccttaggatctttgggtgtaatacatatgtgaagaccaaagatgcggataaagacaagcttgaagctaagtcaaagaagtgtattttcataggctacaggtcggatgaaatgggttatcgttgttgggataacgaggctagaaaagtaatcCGTTCGCGAGatattacttttgatgaagatttggTCTATGGCAAAacagaaacggggagtcctaaaccgagtcaagttacttttgacgatgtttctattgatgatctagCAGGTTCTAGTGAGAGTttgggaaacaatgaattgccgaaTGACGGTGAGGTGTCGGGAAATACTAATGACGGAGAtagttcggaaagcggtgatgattacgaacatagtgcgagttctagtgataaggaggatacaaatgaaaccggtccaaccattccggttactcctacaccaagacgctcgagtagagtgcccaaacctaatcctaggtattctccatcagcaaactacttgctctataccgagaatggtgaacccaaaagttactttgaggcaaggaagacaaaagaatccatacaatgggagctttccatgaaagaagagatggggtcacttgaaaagaataaaacttggtcactagtgaagttacctcatgataaaagggcgttgcaaaacaaatgggtgtatcgaatcaagaatgagtcggatggcaagaaaaggtacaaggcttgtttggtagtcaaaggctttcaacaaaaggagggggttgactacaaagagatattttcaccggtagttaaaatgactactatccgtttggtactttctatggttgcatccgaagacttacatcttgagcaactagatgtaaaaacagcattcttacatggtgatcttgttgaagagatctacatgaggcaacccgagggctttgaggtaaagggtaaagagaagtgggtttgtaagctaaagaaaagtttgtatggattgaagcaagcacctcgacaatggtacttgaagtttgatgattttattaagaagattggtttcttaagatgtgaagcggatcactgttactatttgaagaaactcaagtcttcttatataatcttattgttgtatgttgatgacatgttatttgcaggttccaacatgtccgaaattaacaagttgaagggattactttcccgtgaattcgagatgaaagatcttggtggtgctaggcaaatacttggcatgagtattgtgcgtgatcatgTGAAAGGTActatatacttgtctcaatccaaatatattgagaaagtagtagagaggttcaatatggagaattcaaaggctcattctatgcctttgggtagcacgattaagttatcgaaaagtcaatcaccaaagacggtaaaAGACAAAATGGATATGGAAAatttccatatgcatcggccgtaggtagtattatgtatgccatggtttgtacaagacccgatattgctcaagcagtgggagttgtaagtcgttatatgtctaatccggggaaagagcattggaaagcggtcaaatggttgcttcgttatttgaaaggtacttctaatatgggattgtgtttctctaagaacaatctcatacttagaggttatgcagaTGCTGATTTGGgcggatgtgatgattcggggaaaagcactacgggttatgttttcacaatggggaagacggcgattagttggttatctcgattacaaaagagtgttgctttgtcaaccaccgaagccaaatacatggctattgcggaagcttctaaagagctagtgtggttgaagaacttcttaggcgagttgggtaaaagacaagactattgcgtcttgtattgtgataatcaaagtgcggttcatcttgggaagaatctggtgtttcatagtcgtacgaaacacatcaagataaggtatcattttattcgacaacatataaatgatggcactttattcttggagaaaatccttggtaggaagaatcctgccgatatgtttactaaggtggttacgatggagaaattgaggttttgcattacctcaattggtcttctcatgaattaatgagagaagaccccaactagagatgtgaatggtgttacaagtttaacaagtagtatttaagaccttttatcgaaagtctactcatccgaagtatgtgttgagcgtgcgtgttccaaatggtatttggcggtaatcgaaggtggtttaatgttcttggttaaaatcattgatatgaatggagttttgttcaaagtctccaagtgggagattgttggagtgtgGAGACGTTTAAACAACAAGAAAACAGGTCCAGGTGTTCGATGTGGCGCATCATGGGAGGGATGCGGCGCATTCATCAAGCATTTTATGCCGAAGGTTTTGGATGCAGCGTTTCAagctgatatggcgcatcaaaGGGCAGAGATGCGGCGCATCATGATCTAGATGCTGCGCATCGAGAGCTGGAACTTGAATCTGTAGTCGCGTTTTGAATCTGTAAACATGGAAAGGCAAAGTGATGTGGCGCATCACTTTCAAATGCGGCGCATCACCTTTCTGGCAGCAATTTGGCAACTTGCACAAGTGGTATACGAGCATGCTTTGTCTACCTTTCACTTTTGGTGCAAAGTTGGatactttacacctaaaattagggctgtgattatgccattacaaggtggaaagcatggctagttggtaaacaagatgattacttgtcatgatgaagattcctagctagttgtcatggtgttcttattttctcctatatatagaaatcattgtatgcaattgtaacacaccactctcaaatattcagtaaatatacaatctctagttggtccgtggactaaagcaatcacaacgattgcatataaccacgttatctcttgtgtcgatttacattttcacatttatattctttcgttcattaagtgggttgagtGATCTTGTTAGTACCACTACTCGACAAGTGATCTTGTAGAATCACTtgtgttgttttgggtcctaatatcctaacaactggtGCACATAACACTCTCCAATTCGATGCCCCCTAGACGAAAGGTTGAATCTATGTGAAAGTTTATCCTTTATAAAACGCCACTTGAAAACATTGAGCTTCCTGGGAATGAAGTTAATCCAGCAACTAGGAGTGTTACTTATATCAAGTATATTTGCATCTATAAGTGATTTTTTTGAACGAAGGTTAGGAGTCGCTGACCCAAATGCGATGTCAGAATCTACTCAACTGAATGTTGCCGTACTCACTAAGAATATCCCATCAGTAGACATGGTccatccataacaaataaattgTTTTGATGTAAGGTACACTAATAACCCGGCCTtttaaataaatattaaagataCGGCACTTTGTTTGCCTAAAATGATATATTACACAATTGATGCTTTTTTAATTCAGTATGACACTGAATACTaagagaacaaaaaaaaaaaaaaaaaaagaagaaaaaaaagaaagaaaaggaaTCCCATGATGATGTTTTGCTTATAAAAATACGCCATATCTTTAACAAGATTACAAGGCAAAGCAATTTCATCTATCTCTCTGTTTTTCTCTAATGGAGTTCAAAATCTCGTTTTCGCTCCTATTTATTATTGTAACTATAACTATAAATATTCTGATGAAGCTACTAAATATAATCAAAAAACCAAATTCAAATCCAAAGTTCCCACCACCGGGTCCATGGAAGATACCGCTTGTTGGAAACATATTTTCGATGGTGAGTCGACAACCACCACATGTTGTCCTTAGAAACCTGGCTCGAAAACACGGTCCGTTAATGCATCTTCAACTTGGTGAAGCTTCTGCATTGATTGTTTCATCACCTCAAGTGGCCAAAGAAATCATGGTAAATAACGATCTTGCATTTGCAAGCAGGCCTGAAATTCTAGCTGGTAAGATCATTTTGTACAATAACAGTGACATCGGATTTTCACCGTATGGTAATTATTGGAGACAGCTCCGAAAAATCTGCACCTTAGAACTTCTTAGTGCCAAGAAAGTTCGATCATTTTCTTATATTCGAAAGGAAGAAGTCAAGTTTATGATAGAATCGATTGTGTCGTCCTCAGGATCACCTATTAATCTTGCAGAAAAGATTAGTACGTTAACGAATACAATAACTTCTAAAGCTGCTTTTGCAAAGATACCCAAAGATCAAGACTTATTGATTCAGATGCTACAAGATTTTACCGATGTATCTGGAGGATTTGATGTAGCTGATTTGTTTCCTTCTCATAAGTTTCTGCCTATTATTACAGGGATGAGCTCCAAGATTGCAAAAATCCACCAAAATCTTGACAAAATCCTTAATAACATCATTGCCGAACGTAATAAAGATAAGAAAAGTACAAAATGGGTCAAGGAAGATACGGATAAGGAAGATTTGCTTGATATTCTTTTTAGACTTAAAGATAGCGGCGATCTAGAGTTTCCTATCTCGATAGACAACATTAAAGCTGTGATAATTGTAAGTATGATttcaagttatgaattaaacaattttcTTTGTTATGCTTAATGAGCTGTCACATTCAAACTTCACCAAGGGTGGTAAGGGATTAAGGGTCGGAAACGGACACGCGATAACAATGCAAAAGGTTATCTGTTtacccgtttttttttttttttttttttttttttttttgaacggcgatttttttaacatgagtagatcatttctttcaacgaccctcatcatttgcacgtaacacacacgttcgggcggaaacccgaacccgatcgacggtacccgggaacacatccttTCGGGCAGTGtaccgggtagaggtccgtgaacgaatccggtaaaacctccctatagggtcaatatataccaccattattggtgttcaattggtttaaagaaaatcatgtcatccctaaggattaaacccatgacctctccctatcccatgacacaaagtacatggggttGAACCGTtaggctatgcccgcaagttctaTTTTACTTTAACATGCTTAATTGCTTGcagtgttttatttttttttttttttttaaggaaacAAATTGATTGTAATTAACATAGTGTAGGGGACATCCGCAAGTTGATCTAAAACGCATAGCTCAAAAGTAACACCTTACAAAGATGCAAAACATTTCTATATAATTAATCACCTACAGTAAATTATATATGTTACcataattaaacaaattaaaagatGTTTTGTATCGTCGTATGTGCAGGATATTTTTATAGCCGGAACTGATACTTGTTCAACAACAGTAGAATGGGCCATGTCTGAAATCCTAAGGAACCCTGAAGTGTTTGTAAAAGCACAAAGAGAAGTGCGAGAAAATTTTGAGAGAAATTCATCGGTACAAGAAACTGATTTTCAAGATCTGAAGTATCTAAAGTTGGTAATTAAGGAAACTCTAAGATTGCATCCCCCTGTACCCTTATTGCTTCCTAGAGAATGTAGGGAAAGTTGTGAGATCAACGGATATGTGATACCCGCAAAAACAAAAGTCATTGTTAATGCATGGGCTCTTGGAAGGGATCCCGAATACTGGCACGATGCAGATCGTTTTCTACCTGAGAGGTTTGAGAATAGTACTACTGATTTCTCAGGAAACAATTTGGAGTATCTTCCATTTGGGGCCGGAAGGAGGATGTGTCCAGGCATTTTGTTTGGTGTAGCGAACATTGAGATTATTCTATCTCATTTACTCTATCATTTCGACTGGAAACTCCCTGGAGGAATGAAGCCCGAAGACTTAGACATGAGTGAAACTTTTGGAGCTGCCTGCAGGAGAAAAAATAACCTCTATCTAATTGCAACTCGTTATACTCCACTCCGAAGAATCAATGGCAGAGCTAAGTGAGGAGGACCGGTGGCCCATGCCACCGGTCATTTGGGCTGGACTTTAACATCTATGGTGGGTTTTGTTCAAGCGCTACCAAGTAATCCATGTTTCAGATGATTTAATTCAAATTAAAGTTATCTAATTAGTAAAGTATATTAGACCTTGAAGTTATAATGAGTATGTAAAAGATTTAAATTTTGAACATTTGAGTTGCAGTTACATTGAAGAAGATGAGTCGAAAATGACTTTTCCGTTTCATTAACTTCATTGATAACATTTGTATTTTGATACCTCCCGTTTTCTATAATTAACAATTCAAGCCTTGAATTCATTGTTGACTAGTTGaatgcgttttgtgacaagggtcacataacttaTCTGATTATTTAATTTGGGTCTCGTTAGGACCGCTTAATGAGGTGCATTGTGTTTTTACAGTAATTTTACATGTGTGTGGATGTATGTGTGTACTTGAGGTGGTTGCCTCAACTTATGTATCTTTTTCCTAATCTCATTTCTATTTTTGGCAAGAAAGttgtaattgtagtgacccgaacttttccatgtttatatatattaattgagattgatatttacatgattaaatgtttccaacatgttaagcaatcaaacttgttaagacttgattaattgaaatatgtttcatatagacaattgaccacccaagttgaccggtgattcacgaacgttaaaacttgtaaaaactatatgatgacatatatatggatatatatagttaacatgatactatgataagtaaacatatcattaagtatattaacaatgaactacatatgtaaaaacaagactactaacttaatgatttttaaacgagacatatatgtaacgattatcgttgtaaagacatttaatgtatatatatcatattaagagatattcatacatgataatatcatgataatataataatttaaaatctcatttgatattataaacattgggttaacaacatttaacaagatcgttaacctaaaggtttcaaaacaacacttacatgtaacgactaacgatgacttaacgactcagttaaaatgtatatacatgtagtgttttaatatgtatttatacacttttgaaagacttcaatacacttatcaaaatacttctacttaacaaaaatgcttacaattacatcctcgttcagtttcatcaacaattctactcgtatgcacccgtattcgtactcgtacaatacacagcttttagatgtatgtactattggtatatacactccaatgatcagctcttagcagcccatgtgagtcacctaacacatgtgggaaccatcatttggcaactagcatgaaatatctcataaaattacaaaaatatgagtaatcattcatgacttatttacatgaaaacaaaattacatatcctttatatctaatccatacaccaacgaccaaaaacaattacaaacactttaattcttcaattttcttcatctaattgatctctctcaagttctatcttcaagttctaagtgttcttcatatattctacaagttctagttacataaaatcaagaatactttcaagtttgctagctcacttccaatcttgtaaggtgatcatccaacctcaagaaatctttgtttcttacagtaggttatcattctaatacaaggtaataatcatattcaaactttggttcaatttctataactataacaatcttatttcaagtgatgatcttgatcatccaacctcaagaaatctttgtttcttacagtaggttatcattctaatacaaggtaataatcatattcaaactttggttcaatttctataactataacaatcttatttcaagtgatgatcttacttgaacttgttttcgtgtcatgattctgcttcaagaacttcgagccatccaaggatccgttgaagctagatccatttttctcttttccagtaggtttatccaaggaacttaaggtagtaattatgttcataacatcattcgattcatacatataaagctatcttattcgaaggtttaaacttgtaatcactagaacatagtttagttaattctaaacttgttcgcaaacaaaagttaatccttataacttgacttttaaaatcaactaaacacatgttctatatctatatgatatgctaacttaatgatttaaaacctggagacatgaaaaacaccttaaaaccgaatttacgccgtcgtagtaacaccgcgggctgttttgggttagttaattaaaaactatgataaactttgatttaaaagttgttattctgagaaaatgatttttattatgaacatgaaactatatccaaaaattatggttaaactcaaagtggaagtatgttttctaaaatggtcatctagacgtcgttctttcgactgaaatgactacctttacaaaaacgacttgtaacttatttttctgactataaacctatactttctctatttagattcataaaatagagttaaatatgaaaccatagcaatttgattcactcaaaacggatttaaaatgaagaagttatgggtaaaacaagattggataatttttctcattttagctacgtgaaaattggtaacaaatctattccaaccataacttaatcaacttgtattgtatattatgtaatcttgagataccatagacacgtatacaatgttttgacctatcatgtcgacacatctatatatatttcggaacaaccatagacactctatatgtgaatgttggagttagctatacagggttgaggttgattccaaaatatatatagtttgagttgtgatcaatactgagatacatatacactgggtcgtggattgattcaagataatatttatcgatttatttctgtacatctaaatgtggacaactagttgtaggttactaacgaggacagctgacttaataaacttaaaacatcaaaatatattaaaagtgttgtaaatatattttgaacatactttgatatatatgtatatattgttataggttcgtgaatcaaccagtggccaagtcttacttcccgacgaagtaaaaatctgtgaaagtgagttatagtcccacttttaaaatctaatatttttgggatgagaatacatgcaggttttataaatgatttacaaaatagacacaagtacgtgaaactacattctatggttgaattatcgaaatcgaatatgcccctttttattaagtctggtaatctaagaattagggaacagacaccctaattgacgcgaatcctaaagatagatctattgggcctaacaaaccccatccaaagtaccagatgctttagtacttcgaaatttatatcatatccgaagggtgtcct
The window above is part of the Rutidosis leptorrhynchoides isolate AG116_Rl617_1_P2 chromosome 1, CSIRO_AGI_Rlap_v1, whole genome shotgun sequence genome. Proteins encoded here:
- the LOC139840929 gene encoding premnaspirodiene oxygenase-like; translated protein: MKLIQQLGVLLISSIFASISDFFERRLGVADPNAMSESTQLNVALLNIIKKPNSNPKFPPPGPWKIPLVGNIFSMVSRQPPHVVLRNLARKHGPLMHLQLGEASALIVSSPQVAKEIMVNNDLAFASRPEILAGKIILYNNSDIGFSPYGNYWRQLRKICTLELLSAKKVRSFSYIRKEEVKFMIESIVSSSGSPINLAEKISTLTNTITSKAAFAKIPKDQDLLIQMLQDFTDVSGGFDVADLFPSHKFLPIITGMSSKIAKIHQNLDKILNNIIAERNKDKKSTKWVKEDTDKEDLLDILFRLKDSGDLEFPISIDNIKAVIIDIFIAGTDTCSTTVEWAMSEILRNPEVFVKAQREVRENFERNSSVQETDFQDLKYLKLVIKETLRLHPPVPLLLPRECRESCEINGYVIPAKTKVIVNAWALGRDPEYWHDADRFLPERFENSTTDFSGNNLEYLPFGAGRRMCPGILFGVANIEIILSHLLYHFDWKLPGGMKPEDLDMSETFGAACRRKNNLYLIATRYTPLRRINGRAK